One window of the Enterobacter huaxiensis genome contains the following:
- the hpaE gene encoding 5-carboxymethyl-2-hydroxymuconate semialdehyde dehydrogenase — translation MKKISHWINGKNVAGSEYFHTTNPATGEVLAEVASGGEAEIHQAVAAAKEAFPKWANLPMKERARLMRRLGDLIDQNVPEIAAMETADTGLPIHQTKNVLIPRASHNFEFFAEVCQQMNGKTYPVDDTMLNYTLVQPVGVCALVSPWNVPFMTATWKVAPCLALGNTAVLKMSELSPLTADRLGELALEAGIPAGVLNVVQGYGATAGDALVRHHDVRAVSFTGGTATGRNIMKNAGLKKYSMELGGKSPVLIFEDADIERALDAALFTIFSINGERCTAGSRIFIQQSIYPEFVKRFAERANRLRVGDPTDPNTQIGALISKPHWEKVSGYIRLGIEEGATLLAGGPDKPADLPAHLKGGNFLRPTVLADVDNRMRVAQEEIFGPVACLLPFKDEAEGLRLANDVEYGLASYIWTQDVSKVLRLARNIEAGMVFVNTQNVRDLRQPFGGVKASGTGREGGEYSFEVFAEMKNVCISMGDHPIPKWGI, via the coding sequence ATGAAAAAGATAAGCCACTGGATTAACGGTAAAAACGTCGCGGGAAGCGAATACTTCCACACCACCAACCCGGCCACCGGCGAGGTGCTGGCAGAGGTCGCCTCCGGCGGTGAAGCTGAAATTCACCAGGCCGTTGCCGCCGCCAAAGAGGCGTTCCCGAAGTGGGCCAACCTGCCGATGAAGGAGCGCGCGCGCCTGATGCGCCGTCTGGGCGACCTGATCGACCAGAACGTGCCCGAGATCGCCGCCATGGAAACCGCCGACACCGGCCTGCCGATCCACCAGACCAAAAACGTGCTCATTCCGCGCGCCTCGCACAACTTCGAGTTCTTCGCCGAGGTGTGCCAGCAGATGAACGGCAAAACCTACCCGGTCGACGACACGATGCTGAACTACACCCTGGTGCAGCCGGTGGGCGTCTGCGCTCTGGTGTCGCCGTGGAACGTGCCGTTTATGACCGCCACCTGGAAGGTCGCGCCGTGCCTGGCGCTCGGAAACACCGCGGTGCTAAAAATGTCTGAACTCTCCCCGCTCACCGCCGACCGCCTGGGCGAGCTGGCGCTGGAGGCGGGCATTCCGGCGGGCGTGCTGAACGTGGTGCAGGGCTACGGCGCGACGGCGGGCGACGCGCTGGTGCGCCATCACGACGTGCGCGCCGTCTCCTTCACCGGCGGCACCGCCACCGGACGCAACATCATGAAAAACGCCGGGCTGAAGAAGTACTCCATGGAGCTGGGCGGCAAATCCCCGGTGCTGATTTTTGAAGATGCCGACATCGAGCGCGCGCTGGACGCCGCCCTGTTCACCATCTTCTCCATCAACGGCGAGCGCTGCACCGCCGGCTCGCGCATCTTCATCCAGCAGAGCATCTACCCGGAATTCGTCAAGCGCTTTGCCGAGCGCGCCAACCGCCTGCGCGTGGGCGACCCGACCGATCCGAATACCCAGATTGGCGCGCTGATCAGCAAGCCACACTGGGAGAAGGTTTCCGGCTATATCCGCCTCGGCATTGAAGAGGGCGCAACCCTGCTGGCGGGCGGCCCGGACAAACCAGCTGACCTGCCCGCTCACCTGAAGGGCGGCAACTTCCTGCGACCAACCGTGCTGGCGGACGTCGATAACCGCATGCGCGTGGCGCAGGAGGAGATCTTCGGGCCGGTGGCCTGCCTGCTGCCGTTTAAGGACGAAGCGGAAGGCCTGCGCCTGGCCAACGACGTGGAGTACGGGCTGGCGTCGTACATCTGGACCCAGGACGTCAGCAAGGTGCTGCGCCTGGCGCGCAATATCGAAGCCGGCATGGTGTTCGTTAACACCCAGAACGTGCGCGACCTGCGCCAGCCGTTTGGCGGCGTGAAGGCCTCCGGCACCGGCCGCGAGGGCGGCGAATATAGCTTCGAGGTCTTCGCGGAGATGAAGAACGTCTGCATCTCGATGGGCGACCATCCAATTCCAAAGTGGGGGATCTGA
- the hpaG gene encoding 4-hydroxyphenylacetate degradation bifunctional isomerase/decarboxylase yields the protein MKGTVFAVALNHQSQRDAWREAFEKAPYSTPPKTAVWFIKPHNTMIRAGEPIPFPQGETVLSGATVALVVGKTASKVRVEDAAAYIAGYALANEVSLPEESFYRPAIKAKCRDGFCPLGELVAVDNVANLTIITEINGREADRWNTVELQRNAAELLSALSEFATLNPGDAILLGTPQNRVEIRPGDRVRILAEGFPPLENPVVDERDVTVAHSTPPHATLFALGLNYADHASELDFKPPTEPLVFIKAPNTFNGDSQTSVRPNNIEYMHYEAELVVVIGKTARKVSEAEAMDYVAGYTVCNDYAIRDYLENYYRPNLRVKSRDGLTPISPNVVPKEAIPDPHNLTLRTFVNGELRQEGTTADLIFSIPFLIAYLSDFMTLQPGDMIATGTPKGLSDVVPGDEVVVEVEGVGRLVNRIVSEETAK from the coding sequence ATGAAAGGTACCGTTTTTGCCGTCGCCCTCAACCATCAAAGCCAGCGTGACGCCTGGCGTGAAGCGTTTGAAAAAGCCCCCTACAGCACGCCGCCGAAAACAGCCGTGTGGTTTATCAAACCGCATAACACGATGATCCGCGCGGGCGAGCCGATCCCCTTCCCGCAGGGGGAAACGGTGCTAAGCGGCGCGACGGTGGCGCTGGTCGTCGGCAAAACCGCCAGCAAGGTGCGCGTGGAGGATGCCGCGGCGTACATCGCGGGATACGCGCTGGCCAACGAGGTGAGCCTGCCGGAAGAGAGCTTCTATCGCCCGGCCATCAAGGCTAAATGCCGGGACGGGTTTTGTCCGCTCGGCGAACTTGTCGCCGTTGATAACGTGGCTAACCTGACCATCATCACCGAGATCAACGGCCGCGAAGCGGATCGCTGGAACACGGTCGAGCTTCAGCGTAACGCTGCCGAACTGCTGAGCGCCCTGAGCGAGTTTGCCACTCTCAATCCCGGCGATGCGATATTGCTCGGTACCCCGCAAAACCGCGTTGAGATCCGCCCGGGCGATCGGGTGCGCATCCTGGCTGAAGGCTTTCCGCCGCTGGAAAACCCGGTGGTGGACGAGCGCGACGTCACTGTTGCGCACAGCACGCCGCCGCACGCCACGCTGTTCGCCCTCGGCCTGAACTACGCCGATCACGCCAGCGAGCTGGACTTCAAGCCGCCCACCGAGCCGCTGGTGTTTATCAAAGCGCCGAACACCTTCAACGGCGACAGCCAGACGTCGGTGCGCCCGAACAATATCGAATACATGCATTACGAAGCGGAGCTGGTGGTGGTCATCGGCAAAACCGCGCGCAAGGTCAGCGAAGCCGAGGCGATGGACTACGTGGCGGGCTATACGGTCTGCAACGACTACGCCATCCGCGACTACCTCGAAAACTACTACCGCCCGAACCTGCGGGTCAAAAGCCGCGACGGGCTGACGCCCATCAGCCCGAACGTGGTGCCGAAAGAAGCGATTCCCGACCCGCACAACCTCACCCTGCGCACCTTCGTTAACGGCGAGCTGCGCCAGGAAGGGACCACGGCGGATCTGATCTTCAGCATTCCGTTCCTGATTGCGTACCTGAGCGATTTTATGACCCTGCAGCCGGGCGACATGATTGCCACCGGCACGCCGAAGGGGCTGTCCGACGTGGTGCCGGGGGATGAGGTGGTGGTGGAAGTGGAGGGCGTCGGACGCCTGGTAAACCGAATTGTCAGCGAGGAGACTGCAAAATGA